The proteins below are encoded in one region of bacterium:
- a CDS encoding polyphosphate kinase 2 family protein produces MKQKLQVPFDQKIRLKDFDPGYTGDYKDKDEAKKDLEKNLARLDELQEVMYAEGKHALLIVLQGMDTGGKDGVIEHVMSSVDPQGVRVASFKAPTPEELSHDFLWRIHQHVPPRGYIGIFNRSHYEDVLIVRVHNLVPREVWQKRYDHINNFEKLLADNGVTILKFFLYISKQEQKERLEERRDDKTKQWKFNLGDLKERALWDDYMAAYEDAINKCNTPWAPWHIVPANKKWYRNFVISECIVEALEGLQMKYPPAPEGIEGIVVE; encoded by the coding sequence ATGAAGCAGAAGTTGCAGGTTCCCTTCGATCAAAAGATCCGTTTGAAAGACTTTGATCCCGGCTACACCGGTGATTACAAAGACAAAGATGAGGCGAAGAAAGATCTGGAGAAGAATCTCGCGCGGCTGGATGAGCTGCAGGAAGTCATGTACGCGGAAGGCAAGCATGCGCTGCTGATCGTCTTGCAGGGGATGGACACCGGCGGCAAAGACGGCGTGATCGAGCACGTCATGTCCAGCGTCGATCCCCAGGGCGTGCGCGTGGCCAGCTTCAAAGCGCCGACGCCGGAGGAATTGTCGCACGATTTCTTGTGGCGCATTCACCAGCACGTGCCGCCGCGCGGCTACATCGGCATTTTCAACCGCTCGCATTATGAAGATGTGCTGATCGTGCGCGTGCACAATCTCGTGCCCAGGGAAGTGTGGCAAAAGCGCTATGATCACATCAACAACTTCGAAAAGCTGCTGGCAGACAACGGGGTCACGATTCTCAAATTCTTCCTGTACATTTCCAAGCAGGAACAAAAAGAGCGGCTGGAAGAACGTCGCGACGACAAGACCAAGCAGTGGAAGTTCAATCTCGGCGATTTGAAGGAGCGCGCGTTGTGGGATGACTACATGGCGGCCTACGAAGACGCGATCAATAAATGCAATACGCCCTGGGCGCCGTGGCATATCGTGCCGGCGAACAAGAAATGGTACCGCAATTTCGTGATATCGGAATGTATTGTCGAAGCGTTGGAGGGCTTGCAGATGAAATACCCGCCCGCGCCCGAGGGGATTGAGGGTATTGTGGTGGAGTGA
- a CDS encoding Uma2 family endonuclease, which produces MTTEVDILTQPLPRQAPPRERITFDEFCEIIREDQKADLINGVIYMASPPTFEHEDLFGFLLMILRGFVREKGLGHVLGSRAAMKLSEFNAPEPDLMFISKARLAQCKGKALLGAADLVVEIISPGSRKLDLGEKKDLYAEYGVLEYWVIDPFRQEAFFWKNHDGVWEELPVDANGVVRSAAVPEFWLRIDWLFAQELPNESAVIAALLAGDPAARSAAQ; this is translated from the coding sequence ATGACAACAGAGGTCGATATCCTGACTCAGCCGCTGCCCCGCCAGGCGCCACCGCGCGAAAGAATCACGTTTGACGAATTTTGTGAAATCATTCGGGAAGACCAAAAGGCCGACCTTATCAATGGGGTGATTTATATGGCTTCGCCACCGACTTTTGAGCACGAGGATCTCTTTGGGTTTTTGTTGATGATCCTGCGTGGCTTTGTCCGCGAAAAAGGATTGGGGCACGTTCTCGGATCGCGCGCGGCAATGAAACTATCCGAGTTCAATGCGCCGGAGCCGGATTTGATGTTCATCAGCAAAGCCAGGCTTGCCCAGTGCAAAGGCAAGGCCCTGCTGGGTGCAGCGGATCTCGTGGTTGAAATCATCTCGCCGGGCAGCCGGAAATTGGATTTGGGCGAGAAGAAGGATTTGTACGCCGAGTATGGCGTGCTGGAGTACTGGGTGATCGATCCCTTTCGGCAAGAGGCTTTCTTCTGGAAAAATCACGATGGTGTTTGGGAAGAGTTGCCGGTGGATGCCAATGGCGTCGTTCGTTCTGCCGCTGTTCCAGAGTTTTGGCTACGAATTGACTGGCTTTTTGCGCAGGAGTTGCCAAATGAAAGCGCCGTCATCGCAGCTCTTCTTGCAGGTGACCCGGCGGCGCGTTCCGCTGCGCAGTAG
- a CDS encoding amidohydrolase family protein — MCKSKIPAVACLSLLLALHFALAQPPAASDTTKAPAKKADKKEWDVTAAHGPAKEIAFTASEGTWMNLDVSPDGKDIVFDLLGDIYLMPITGGEAKLLSGGPAFEVQPRFSPDGKRISFTSDRSGGDNIWIMQRDGSNLKQVTKEDFRLLNNAVWTPDGNYLIARKHFTSTRSLGAGEMWLYHLTGGEGLQLTKRKNDQQDAGEPAVSPDGRYIYFSEDMSGGNTFEYNKDPNGQIYVIRRLDREKGDLKNYVTGAGGAVRPQPSPDGEYLAFVRRVRLNSVLYLQDLKTGEQIPIYDGLNKDQQETWATFGVYPNYAWTPDSKNIVIWAQGKIWRIDIATKQATQIPFTVNVKQTITEALHFPQTVHADSFTVKMIRDAVTSPDGKTLVFSAVGSLWKKALPNGKPQRLTNSALHEFFPAFSPDGLWIVYATWSDTALGGLYKVKLDGRNPVKLTRRKGYYNTPSFSPDGRKIVYQRDNGNSVLGFAHGVEPGLYWMSAEGGEENFIQEEGYAPRFNRKGDRIFFQTGGGLEKKYKSVRLDGGEERTHFNLKYVNQIALSPDEQWVAFTELYNAYLAPFPQTGGAIDLNNGTKAVPVKRVTRDAGDYLHWSGDSQKLHWLIGPELFSRELRQSFAFLPGAPDSVAGPDSVGLQIGLKLQTDVPAGKLAFTGARIITMRGDEVIENGTIVIEGNRIAAIGRASEVTIPADAKRIAAAGKTIMPGIVDVHAHADHFFAGLLPQQPWAYFANLAYGVTTMHDPSAYTETVFTLAEMVAAGKITGPRVYSTGTILYGADGDFKAVVNNLDDARSHLRRLKAVGAFSVKSYNQPRRNQRQQVLQAARELNMLVVPEGGSFFYHNLSMVIDGHTGIEHSIPVAPVYQDVLKLWGGTATAYTPTLIVGYGGMWGENYWYQKTNVWEKQRLLHFTPRPIIDARARRRMMIPDDDFGHIGNAQAAKALCDAGVKVNLGAHGQLQGLGAHWELWMLAQGGMTPLEAIRAATLNGAEYIGMGKELGSLEPGKLADLIVLEKNPLENIQNTEFITQVMKNGRLYDAETMNETGNVSRPRLPFYWENAKTSEAFLWKGAGVGFGEVKCGCMH; from the coding sequence ATGTGCAAATCGAAAATTCCGGCTGTTGCCTGCTTGAGTCTGCTGTTGGCGTTGCATTTCGCACTGGCGCAGCCGCCCGCCGCCAGCGACACCACGAAAGCGCCGGCGAAAAAGGCGGACAAGAAAGAATGGGACGTGACCGCGGCGCACGGCCCGGCCAAAGAGATTGCCTTCACTGCCAGCGAAGGCACGTGGATGAATCTCGATGTTAGTCCGGACGGCAAGGACATTGTGTTCGATCTGCTCGGCGACATCTACCTCATGCCCATCACCGGCGGCGAAGCAAAACTGCTCAGCGGCGGCCCGGCCTTCGAAGTGCAGCCGCGCTTCAGTCCCGACGGCAAGCGCATCAGCTTCACCAGTGACCGTTCCGGCGGGGACAACATTTGGATCATGCAACGCGACGGCTCCAACCTCAAACAGGTAACGAAGGAAGATTTTCGTTTGCTCAACAATGCGGTGTGGACGCCGGACGGCAATTATCTCATCGCACGCAAGCATTTCACCAGCACCCGTTCATTGGGCGCGGGTGAAATGTGGCTCTATCATCTCACCGGCGGCGAAGGCTTGCAGCTCACCAAACGCAAGAATGATCAGCAAGATGCCGGCGAACCGGCGGTTTCGCCGGACGGCCGTTATATCTATTTTAGCGAAGACATGAGCGGCGGCAATACGTTTGAATACAACAAAGATCCCAACGGCCAGATTTACGTCATTCGCCGCCTCGATCGTGAGAAGGGTGATTTGAAAAACTATGTCACCGGCGCCGGCGGTGCGGTGCGGCCACAGCCCTCGCCCGACGGCGAGTATCTCGCCTTTGTGCGGCGCGTGCGGCTGAACAGCGTGCTTTATTTGCAGGATTTGAAAACGGGCGAGCAGATTCCGATCTATGACGGCTTGAATAAAGATCAGCAGGAGACCTGGGCCACCTTCGGCGTTTATCCCAACTATGCCTGGACGCCGGACAGCAAAAATATTGTGATTTGGGCGCAGGGCAAAATTTGGCGCATCGACATCGCAACGAAGCAGGCAACCCAGATACCGTTTACCGTCAACGTCAAACAAACCATTACCGAAGCCTTGCATTTCCCGCAAACCGTGCATGCGGATTCGTTTACGGTGAAAATGATTCGCGACGCGGTGACGTCGCCTGACGGCAAGACCCTTGTCTTCAGCGCCGTGGGATCATTGTGGAAGAAAGCTTTGCCCAACGGCAAGCCGCAACGCTTGACCAACAGCGCGTTGCATGAATTTTTTCCGGCGTTCAGTCCCGACGGTTTGTGGATTGTGTATGCCACCTGGAGTGATACCGCGCTGGGCGGCTTGTACAAAGTCAAACTGGATGGCCGCAATCCCGTCAAGCTCACGCGGCGCAAGGGTTATTACAACACACCCTCGTTTTCGCCGGACGGCAGGAAGATCGTGTATCAGCGCGACAACGGCAATTCGGTGCTGGGATTTGCGCACGGCGTGGAGCCCGGGTTGTATTGGATGTCTGCCGAGGGCGGCGAAGAGAATTTCATTCAAGAGGAGGGCTACGCCCCGCGCTTCAACCGCAAGGGCGATCGCATCTTCTTTCAAACCGGCGGTGGACTGGAGAAGAAATACAAAAGCGTTCGCCTCGACGGCGGCGAGGAACGCACCCATTTCAATTTGAAGTATGTCAATCAAATCGCGCTGAGTCCCGATGAGCAATGGGTGGCATTCACGGAGCTGTACAACGCATACCTCGCGCCGTTTCCGCAAACCGGCGGAGCAATTGATTTGAACAACGGCACCAAGGCGGTGCCGGTGAAACGCGTCACCCGCGATGCCGGCGACTATCTGCACTGGTCCGGCGACAGTCAAAAACTCCACTGGCTGATCGGGCCGGAATTGTTCTCGCGCGAGTTGCGTCAGAGTTTCGCCTTTCTCCCGGGCGCGCCTGACAGCGTTGCGGGCCCGGATTCCGTTGGCCTGCAAATCGGATTGAAATTGCAGACGGATGTGCCTGCCGGCAAGCTCGCGTTTACCGGCGCGCGCATTATTACCATGCGCGGCGATGAAGTAATCGAGAACGGCACGATCGTGATCGAAGGCAATCGCATTGCGGCGATTGGCCGGGCGAGTGAAGTCACCATTCCCGCCGACGCCAAACGCATTGCGGCCGCCGGCAAGACCATCATGCCGGGCATCGTGGACGTGCATGCGCATGCGGATCATTTCTTTGCGGGACTGCTGCCGCAGCAGCCCTGGGCCTATTTTGCCAATCTCGCTTACGGCGTAACCACGATGCACGATCCCTCGGCGTACACGGAAACGGTGTTCACGCTGGCGGAGATGGTGGCGGCCGGCAAGATCACCGGGCCGCGCGTGTACTCCACCGGCACGATCCTCTACGGCGCCGACGGCGACTTCAAAGCCGTGGTCAACAATCTCGACGACGCACGCTCACATCTGCGCCGCCTGAAAGCCGTGGGCGCATTTTCGGTGAAGAGTTACAATCAGCCGCGCCGCAATCAACGCCAGCAGGTGCTGCAGGCCGCGCGCGAATTGAACATGCTGGTGGTGCCGGAAGGCGGCTCGTTTTTCTATCACAATTTGTCGATGGTGATCGACGGCCACACCGGCATCGAGCACTCGATTCCGGTTGCGCCGGTTTATCAGGATGTCCTGAAACTTTGGGGCGGCACGGCCACGGCTTACACGCCGACGCTGATCGTGGGCTATGGCGGCATGTGGGGTGAGAATTATTGGTATCAGAAAACCAACGTGTGGGAAAAGCAGCGGCTGCTGCATTTCACCCCGCGCCCGATAATTGACGCGCGTGCACGGCGGCGCATGATGATTCCCGACGATGATTTCGGCCATATCGGCAATGCGCAGGCAGCCAAAGCCTTGTGTGATGCCGGCGTGAAAGTGAATCTCGGCGCACACGGCCAGTTGCAGGGACTGGGCGCGCATTGGGAATTGTGGATGCTGGCGCAGGGCGGCATGACGCCGCTGGAGGCGATTCGTGCGGCCACTCTGAACGGCGCGGAGTACATCGGCATGGGCAAAGAATTAGGCTCACTCGAACCGGGCAAGCTCGCGGATTTGATCGTGCTGGAAAAGAATCCGCTGGAGAATATTCAGAACACCGAATTCATCACGCAGGTGATGAAGAACGGCCGTTTGTACGACGCTGAAACCATGAACGAGACCGGCAATGTTTCGCGGCCGCGGCTGCCGTTCTACTGGGAGAATGCCAAGACCAGCGAAGCGTTTTTGTGGAAGGGCGCGGGCGTGGGTTTTGGCGAAGTGAAGTGCGGATGTATGCACTGA
- a CDS encoding prevent-host-death protein, protein MNPTTIQYVSDEKGSPTAVIVPIELWREIKSAKETAYLLRSKNMKQRLLAARKRKKGIAFDEARKKLGI, encoded by the coding sequence ATGAATCCAACCACTATCCAATATGTCTCAGATGAAAAAGGCTCGCCCACGGCCGTAATCGTTCCCATTGAGCTGTGGCGAGAAATTAAATCCGCCAAGGAGACGGCTTACCTGCTCAGAAGCAAAAACATGAAGCAACGCCTGCTTGCTGCGAGAAAGCGTAAAAAGGGGATAGCATTTGATGAAGCACGCAAGAAGCTTGGAATTTGA
- a CDS encoding Txe/YoeB family addiction module toxin, with protein sequence MAWWVEKDRKKALRIVKMLKEIQRDPFQGVGKPEPLRHQFAGCWSRRIDDEHRLVYEVFEDKIRILACRYHY encoded by the coding sequence TTGGCTTGGTGGGTGGAAAAAGATCGCAAGAAGGCGCTGCGCATTGTCAAAATGCTCAAAGAGATCCAGCGCGACCCTTTTCAAGGTGTCGGCAAACCTGAGCCGTTGCGGCATCAATTTGCCGGTTGCTGGTCCCGGCGTATTGATGATGAGCACCGTTTAGTTTATGAAGTCTTCGAAGATAAAATTCGAATTCTGGCTTGCCGGTATCATTATTGA
- a CDS encoding TonB-dependent receptor, which yields MRVFRRLFHLAMICGLIGFIPIESLAQETGAIKGVVQDAETGKGLAEVNVVLSGTGHGANTAADGGFAITRLKPGEYELVVSLIGYATVRQRVVVAAGSETTLTFDLQQKSLDLSEILVQADRPYSAASSRAVREFDLRVRPNRSAQELLQAAPGLIIAQHAGGGKAEQIFLRGFDADHGTDVNISVDGMPVNMVSHGHGQGYADLHFIIPEVIDGLEVYKGPYFAEFGDLATAGAVAMRTRDHIESNLVRLEGGQFETYRLTTLYQIPSAGIHNNAYLAGQFYGTDGPVDSPQGFRRVNLFGKFHTHLNETSKLSVDISGFSSAWDASGQIPQRAVTAGLINRFGSLDDLEGGTTGRQNLNLAYEAHGEGNSEFLIRAYTTRYNFKLFSNFTFFLNDPVNGDMIEQTDARTLLGLNSRYRFHHDIGGMLATATLGGGYRADDIAVALWRSPSRVRAQALVDSDVFQRSLNLWAQEEIIFSPMLRLQLGLRADYFTYDVEDHLEGMPSDLPHASGFAQKTILSPKANLVVSPTNAFDIFVNFGTGFHSNDARDVVIAKRVSDSMRRYKQQGLSEEEISSRLAAANLDPAIRDDETLPRATGGEIGFRLRASHRLNLGAAAWGLNLEREFVYIGDEGTTELSDRTQRYGLDLEARFGLTSWLYADADLNLSRGKLRDEPADADEIPLAPRLTSTGGLTVKHPSGYEGSLRYRHLGDRPANEANTVTALGYTVLDLTAGYRFGNYQLNVILENLTDTEWNEAQFDTESRLPNETEAVSELHFTPGNPRNVRVGLSYFF from the coding sequence ATGCGTGTTTTTCGGCGGTTGTTTCATCTGGCAATGATTTGTGGTCTGATCGGTTTCATCCCCATTGAGAGTTTGGCGCAGGAAACCGGCGCGATCAAAGGCGTCGTGCAGGACGCTGAAACCGGGAAGGGTCTCGCTGAAGTGAATGTCGTGCTCAGCGGCACGGGCCACGGGGCGAACACTGCCGCAGATGGCGGTTTTGCCATTACGCGTCTGAAACCCGGCGAGTATGAGCTTGTCGTGAGCTTGATCGGTTACGCGACGGTTCGCCAGCGCGTCGTAGTGGCGGCTGGAAGCGAAACAACTCTCACGTTCGATCTGCAGCAGAAGTCGCTCGATCTCAGCGAAATTCTGGTGCAGGCCGACCGGCCGTATTCCGCGGCTTCTTCGCGCGCGGTGCGCGAATTCGATCTGCGCGTGCGCCCGAATCGTTCCGCGCAAGAGCTGCTGCAAGCCGCGCCCGGCTTGATCATCGCGCAGCACGCGGGCGGCGGCAAGGCCGAGCAGATTTTCCTCCGCGGCTTCGATGCGGATCATGGCACGGACGTCAATATCTCGGTGGACGGCATGCCGGTGAACATGGTGTCGCACGGCCACGGCCAGGGCTATGCCGATTTGCATTTCATCATTCCCGAGGTGATCGACGGCCTCGAGGTTTACAAAGGCCCATACTTCGCGGAGTTTGGTGATCTCGCCACCGCCGGTGCAGTGGCCATGCGCACGCGCGATCACATCGAATCCAATCTAGTGCGGCTCGAAGGTGGCCAGTTTGAAACGTATCGTCTCACCACGCTTTACCAAATCCCCAGCGCCGGCATTCACAATAATGCCTACCTCGCCGGGCAGTTTTACGGCACCGATGGCCCGGTTGACAGTCCTCAGGGCTTTCGCCGCGTCAATCTTTTTGGAAAATTTCACACCCACCTGAACGAGACGTCCAAGTTGTCGGTTGACATCAGCGGATTCAGTTCGGCGTGGGATGCTTCCGGGCAGATTCCGCAGCGCGCGGTGACAGCGGGATTGATCAATCGCTTCGGTTCACTCGATGATCTTGAAGGCGGCACTACCGGCCGGCAGAACCTCAATCTCGCCTACGAGGCGCACGGCGAGGGCAACAGCGAGTTCCTGATTCGCGCTTACACCACCCGCTACAACTTCAAGCTGTTTTCGAATTTCACGTTTTTTCTGAACGATCCGGTCAATGGCGACATGATCGAGCAAACCGACGCGCGCACGCTTCTGGGCTTGAACAGCCGCTATCGTTTTCATCATGACATTGGCGGCATGCTTGCAACGGCGACGCTGGGCGGCGGCTATCGCGCGGATGACATCGCGGTCGCATTGTGGCGCAGTCCGAGCCGCGTGCGCGCGCAGGCGCTGGTGGATTCTGACGTTTTCCAACGCAGCCTCAATCTCTGGGCGCAGGAAGAAATCATTTTCAGCCCGATGCTGCGCTTGCAGCTCGGCTTGCGCGCCGATTATTTCACCTATGATGTTGAGGATCATCTCGAAGGCATGCCTTCCGATTTGCCGCATGCTTCGGGCTTCGCGCAGAAAACGATTCTCAGTCCCAAAGCGAATCTCGTGGTCAGCCCGACGAATGCGTTTGATATTTTTGTGAATTTCGGCACCGGTTTTCATTCCAATGATGCACGCGATGTCGTGATCGCCAAGCGCGTCAGTGATTCCATGCGACGATACAAACAGCAGGGTTTGAGCGAGGAGGAGATTTCCTCGCGGCTGGCAGCAGCAAACCTCGATCCTGCGATTCGCGACGATGAAACTCTGCCGCGCGCCACCGGCGGGGAGATTGGATTTCGCCTGCGCGCGAGTCATCGTCTCAACCTCGGCGCGGCGGCATGGGGTCTGAATCTCGAGCGCGAGTTTGTGTACATTGGCGACGAAGGTACCACCGAGCTGAGCGACCGTACCCAACGCTATGGTCTTGATCTCGAAGCGCGCTTTGGTTTGACTTCGTGGCTCTATGCTGATGCCGACCTGAATCTCTCGCGCGGCAAATTGCGCGATGAGCCGGCCGATGCCGATGAAATTCCGCTGGCGCCGCGCTTGACGTCGACCGGCGGTTTGACGGTGAAACATCCTTCCGGTTACGAGGGCAGCCTGCGGTATCGCCACCTCGGTGATCGCCCGGCAAACGAGGCAAACACAGTTACTGCGCTCGGCTACACGGTGCTGGATCTCACTGCGGGTTATCGTTTTGGCAATTATCAACTCAATGTGATTTTGGAAAATCTCACGGACACGGAATGGAACGAGGCGCAATTCGACACGGAATCGCGGCTGCCGAATGAAACTGAGGCAGTGTCGGAGCTGCATTTCACGCCGGGGAATCCCCGAAACGTGCGGGTGGGCTTGAGTTATTTCTTTTGA
- a CDS encoding nuclear transport factor 2 family protein, whose amino-acid sequence MANHLDTVSAIYAAFGKGDIPGIIQHLSDNVQWESWADNSAQKAGVPWLQARSGKAGALQFFEIVSTFKIREFRVLSLLAGGNQVAAEFVLEFEAPGTGVVCRDEEMHLWTFDDNGKVIRLRHYADTAKHIAAARVQ is encoded by the coding sequence ATGGCCAATCATCTTGACACCGTATCCGCCATCTATGCGGCGTTTGGCAAAGGCGATATTCCGGGCATCATCCAGCATCTCTCTGACAACGTGCAGTGGGAGTCCTGGGCGGACAATTCCGCGCAAAAAGCTGGCGTGCCGTGGCTGCAAGCGCGCTCGGGCAAGGCGGGCGCCTTGCAATTTTTTGAAATCGTGAGTACGTTCAAAATCAGAGAGTTTCGAGTGCTGTCATTGCTGGCCGGCGGCAATCAGGTGGCAGCCGAATTCGTTCTTGAATTCGAGGCCCCGGGCACCGGCGTGGTTTGCCGCGACGAGGAAATGCATCTGTGGACGTTCGATGACAACGGCAAAGTCATCCGGCTGCGGCATTATGCGGACACCGCCAAGCACATCGCAGCGGCCCGTGTTCAGTGA